A single genomic interval of Camelina sativa cultivar DH55 chromosome 11, Cs, whole genome shotgun sequence harbors:
- the LOC104723098 gene encoding probable WRKY transcription factor 19: MEEDWEAFSEFLSSDSGGKKKKKKKSVEASLGNSVTPSEEVETPLQLKFPGHSITGFEPVLLISCGGDNDQDSEERYFISYIFNELCLRGFAPLRYDITRSIVNGCPEMLYRSRVAVIIFSMNYARSTECLDGFVATMDYLKANNLLLIPVFFKVSLEDVSGQSCYFEKPFSRLENSVQASQVLKWRAAMIKLTSINRCHYMKRHQVIMLAKDIFKDVCFLLSSETNGIKHPFEVILSLVHCSQSLAPHIVGLWGMAGIGKTIISRDIFRTQAGKYDVCYFLPDFDIMCQTKGLSHLRDEFFSKIFGEEKVFTDVCDTKLSFTRGRLLDKRVLIVLDGVSNARDAEFLLGGFGWFSGGHTIIFTSRNRQVLVQCNAKELYQIPKLSEFESLCVCCYFSTKENWSRSMSSISELVNYASGIPLALGVLGSSVLNHCANDEEEHLRRLRQHPPVEIQDAFRRSFSGLDDNEKNIFLDLACFFRGEDKDHVVNILDGCGFLTDLGIYGLIDESLISLVDNRIDMPNIFQDTGRFVVCQENIEAGKRSRLWDPNDIVDVLTNNSGKEEIEGIFLDASDIAFELSPTVFERMYRLRLFKLHCPTSDHCKVCIPQGLNSFPDELRLLHWEKYPLGSLPRNFNPENLVELNMSYSNLTKLWKGTKNLEKLKRIILSHSQQLTKFPRLSKATNLEHIDLEGCTSLVKVNSSILHHHKLTFLSLKDCSHLRIMPATVHLESLEVLNLSGCSDLEDLHDFSPNLKELYLAGTAIREMPSSIKELTRLVILDLENCKRLQHLPPSISNLKAAVTLSTKRPASSMDTRDLSSLEDITSPYKRCRLKRVIESVILRLRKRKGVKRVSRATSLSEVQHSSASTLVNDFSYKSSWGYHVLPERPNQPECQDYMKTGDCKFGYVCKFHHPRNKETHVLENTSSVASKTPEMNPLGLSLSLGSSSTSEKFRIHKNTSSMVSETPQSNTLRLLSLLGTSPCVSDTTQATVGRNTNDSKQQGEENSDIYGW; encoded by the exons ATGGAAGAAGACTGGGAAGCTTTCAGTGAGTTCCTCAGCAGTGATTCTGgcgggaagaagaagaagaagaagaagagcgttGAAGCTTCTCTTGGAAACTCGGTCACACCCTCCGAGGAAGTTGAAACTCCTCTCCAGCTAAAATTTCCCGGGCATAGCATCACAGGGTTTGAACCTGTCTTACTCATTTCTTGTGGTGGTGACAACGACCAAGACTCCGAGGAGAGATACTTTATCAGCTACATCTTCAATGAGTTGTGTCTCCGTGGCTTTGCTCCTTTGAGATATGATATAACTAGGAGCATAGTGAATGGGTGTCCTGAGATGCTATACAGATCTCGGGTTGCTGTTATCATTTTCTCGATGAACTATGCTCGTTCCACAGAGTGTCTGGACGGATTTGTGGCGACCATGGACTATTTGAAAGCAAACAACCTTCTGCTTATTCCTGTGTTTTTTAAAGTTAGTCTTGAGGACGTCAGTGGTCAGAgttgttattttgaaaaaccATTCTCACGACTTGAGAATTCAGTCCAGGCATCTCAAGTTTTGAAATGGAGGGCGGCTATGATCAAATTAACTTCCATCAATAGATGTCACTATATGAAGAG GCATCAAGTTATTATGCTTGCCAAGGATATCTTCAAAGATGTTTGCTTCCTGCTCAGTTCTGAAACTAACGGAATCAAGCATCCTTTCGAGGTTATATTGTCTCTGGTGCATTGTTCTCAATCTTTAGCCCCACATATTGTTGGACTTTGGGGTATGGCTGGCATAGGGAAGACTATCATCTCTAGAGACATTTTCAGAACACAAGCTGGGAAATATGACGTTTGCTACTTTCTGCCAGACTTTGATAtaatgtgtcaaacaaaagggcTTAGTCATTTGCGTGATGAATTCTTCTCGAAAATCTTTGGGGAAGAAAAAGTTTTCACAGACGTATGTGATACAAAATTAAGTTTCACAAGGGGTAGGCTCCTTGATAAAAGGGTTCTCATTGTTCTTGATGGTGTGAGTAATGCTAGAGATGCAGAATTTTTGCTTGGAGGGTTTGGTTGGTTTTCTGGTGGACATACAATCATTTTTACATCTAGGAATAGGCAAGTTCTTGTACAGTGTAACGCCAAAGAGCTTTACCAAATCCCAAAACTATCCGAGTTTGAATCTCTTTGCGTTTGCTGCTATTTTTCCACTAAAGAAAATTGGAGTAGAAGTATGTCATCGATCTCGGAGCTGGTGAACTACGCTAGTGGCATTCCATTGGCTCTGGGAGTCTTAGGTTCGTCTGTACTAAATCATTGTGCTAATGATGAGGAAGAACATCTGAGAAGATTGCGCCAACATCCTCCAGTCGAGATTCAGGATGCATTTAGAAGAAGTTTTAGTGGACTAGATGACAACGAGAAGAACATCTTTTTGGACCTTGCATGTTTTTTTAGAGGGGAGGATAAAGATCATGTGGTAAACATCCTTGATGGTTGCGGTTTTCTTACGGATTTAGGAATCTATGGTCTCATTGATGAGTCTCTCATCAGCCTTGTTGATAACAGGATAGATATGCCTAACATTTTTCAAGACACGGGTCGAtttgttgtttgtcaagaaaacATTGAGGCAGGCAAGCGTAGCAGATTGTGGGATCCTAATGACATTGTTGACGTGCTAACAAACAATTCA GGGAAAGAAGAAATTGAAGGCATATTTTTGGATGCGTCTGACATAGCATTTGAGTTGAGTCCTACTGTATTTGAGAGGATGTATCGACTTAGATTGTTCAAACTCCACTGTCCAACTTCTGACCATTGCAAGGTTTGTATACCTCAAGGTCTTAACTCTTTCCCTGATGAGCTACGGCTACTCCACTGGGAAAAATATCCTCTTGGATCCTTACCTCGGAACTTCAATCCTGAAAACCTTGTAGAACTGAACATGTCATATAGCAACTTGACTAAACTATGGAAAGGAACAAAG AATCTCGAGAAGCTAAAGAGGATCATTCTAAGTCACTCCCAGCAGTTGACTAAATTCCCAAGGCTTTCAAAGGCGACGAACCTTGAGCATATTGATCTTGAAGGATGTACGAGTCTGGTTAAAGTTAACTCATCtattcttcatcatcacaagcTTACTTTCTTGAGTCTGAAAGATTGTTCTCATTTGCGGATAATGCCTGCCACTGTTCATCTAGAATCTCTTGAAGTTCTTAATCTATCTGGCTGCTCAG ATCTTGAGGACCTTCATGATTTCTCACCAAACCTGAAAGAGCTATATCTAGCCGGGACTGCAATTAGAGAGATGCCATCATCAATCAAGGAACTCACTAGACTTGTTATATTAGATCTGGAAAATTGTAAAAGACTTCAGCACCTGCCACCGAGTATAAGTAACCTGAAAGCTGCTGTTACACTTAGCACAAAACGTCCTGCTTCTTCCATGGATACTAGGGATCTATCTAGCTTGGAGGATATAACATCACCATATAAGAGATGCCGATTGAAGAGAGTTATTGAGTCTGTTATTTTAAGGCTAAGAAAAAGGAAGGGGGTGAAGAGGGTCTCTAGAGCCACAAGCCTTTCTGAG GTTCAGCATAGCTCAGCTTCTACCTTGGTAAATGATTTCTCTTACAAGTCTTCCTGGGGATATCATGTTTTACCAGAAAGACCTAACCAACCAGAATGCCAAGATTACATGAAGACAGGCGACTGCAAATTTGGCTATGTTTGTAAATTTCATCATCCGAGGAACAAAGAAACTCATGTCCTTGAGAATACATCTTCCGTGGCTTCCAAAACACCGGAAATGAATCCGCTAGGACTATCTCTTTCACTTGGATCTTCTTCAACAAGTGAGAAATTTAGAATACACAAGAACACATCTTCCATGGTTTCTGAGACACCACAATCGAATACGCTTAGACTTTTGTCTTTACTTGGGACTTCACCATGTGTGTCTGACACAACACAAGCAACCGTTGGTAGGAACACCAATGATTCAAAGCAGCAGGGAGAAGAAAATTCAGATATATATGGTTGGTga
- the LOC104723096 gene encoding disease resistance protein RRS1-like, producing MAMQSEYGISTLHKEAQIRWLKPPEVLFILQNHERLTLTLTAPQRPTSGSLFLFNRKVLKLFRKDGHHWRRKKDGRTVAEAHERLKVGNTDALNCYYAHGEHNPTFQRRIYWMLDPEYEHIVLVHYRDVSNLQEVTSPISHSCSGSGITDEKFEAADVGCRDPFEDWTAFFEFLKNSKPPRSLSECTSNDAVEFLRRLPTDKVEAVVTSFSGDTFKRILGSHKENPFDNQIVRTFLMELAEEQTSQKEFVKNMLSHHNKEDLFEMRLKTKDMDNVDSLIIPDEDARNYFPFTNFQGGTESLIRFEDQDGKGWLFGYSYHNIGSQCEFTRGWSRYVKENQLSVGDSVFFQRHHMDSSKFFIGCRRHNAGAAPASSSQSAVLNPTSPATSKMKLELREKHMEVEIPFQQGLPEHSITGSDPILVISCGKNQDSEETYFISCIYNELCRRGFTPCSYDLDRSTMTGDPYTLYSSRVCIMIITMNYARECLAEFTAIMGHLKANNLALLPVFFNVIPGSFENSVHASQVYKWRKAINKLFVYKSKQYIKGDECMLAKIIVRDVSLLFGSEAGRNLIGIKLLLGSILPLIHCHQPSAPQIVGLWGMAGIGKTAITREIYRTQAQRYDLSYFMPDFHLMCQTKGLSHLRDDFFSKIFGEERVFIDTYDTKISFTRNRFLDKKILIVLDGVSSVRDAEVVVGGFGWFSGGHTIILTSRNRQVLVQCKAKELYEIPKLSEYDSLRLCCQFATEQKWKGKMSLISELVNYTSGIPLALRVLGSSVRQQCTNDEKQHLRRLRQHPPIEIQDAFRNSFNGLHDNEKDIFLDLACFFRGENKDYVVKILDGCGFFTDLGVNALIDESLISLVDNKLEMPNIFQDMGRFVVCQEYEAAGKRTRLWDSNDIADVLTNKTGTEAIEGIFLDMSGLSFELSPAVFERMHRLRLLKIHCPTSENHCKVSLLQGLYSLSDELRLLHWERYPRGSLPRNFNPKNLVELNMPYSNMTKLWKGTKNLDKLNRIILSHSRQLNKFPRLSKATNLEHIDLEGCTSLVKVNSSILHHRKLTFLSLKDCSHLRIMPATVHLESLEVLNLSGCSDLEDLHDFSPNLKELYLAGTAIREIPPSIEELTRLVTLDLENCKGLQHLPPGISNLKVIVTLKLSGCSNLRNLPIPDTFFLRDSQRLQRKITTEEYVPLKLHSAMQESRDDLEEILSAFEYLSSKGIPQESWPWVTITPLPSSILHSLASRLYALVTLFLCKSYLVDITDELCRLTSLKALDLGGNSFSQIPESIKELRKLHSFRLRHCKNLTSLPELPISLEILNAHGCVALKSFTLSFEQFSRHYTFSNCFALSPDFFRKYMKRALDSVEVMAKGHQQEHNNPLAFSICIPAYAGHEFSVNFKAGSSVMIELTSGMLRTLSGFTLSVVVEFRDNYRNAAGFGIKCICRKARRDLSPRLERIFHCWAPKEAPTVRKDHMFVFGNAKMHPADGIDHDFLAGWLTFEFHPVNWQNKLLDDSCTVKRCAVYLITTTTCDKTHGAKRPSSMNLEEISSVEHLAPPYKRCRLKRVIESVILSLRKRKRENSVSDKKKISHIRASIIPKNV from the exons ATGGCTATGCAATCCG aaTATGGAATTAGTACTCTGCATAAAGAAGCTCAGATCCGGTGGTTGAAACCTCCCGAGGTGCTGTTCATACTGCAGAATCATGAAAGATTGACGCTTACACTTACGGCACCTCAAAGGCCTACAA GTgggtctttgtttctttttaatagaAAGGTTCTTAAATTATTCCGTAAAGATGGCCATCACTGGCGGAGAAAAAAGGATGGTAGAACTGTTGCAGAAGCACACGAACGACTTAAG GTGGGAAACACCGATGCCTTGAATTGTTATTATGCGCATGGAGAGCACAATCCCACTTTTCAGAGGCGTATCTACTGGATGTTAGATCC GGAATACGAGCATATTGTCCTTGTTCATTACAGGGATGTAAGCAACCTACAAGAGGTGACTTCTCCGATAAGCCATAGTTGTTCTGGTTCAGGGATAACCGATGAAAAATTCGAAGCCGCAGATGTTGGCTGTAGGGACCCATTCGAAGACTGGACAGCTTTCTTTGAATTTCTTAAAAACAGCAAACCTCCGCGTTCTCTTTCTGAATGCACTTCCAACGACGCCGTTGAATTTCTCCGGCGCCTGCCCACTGACAAAGTTGAAGCCGTCGTTACAAGCTTCAGCGGCGACACCTTCAAAAGAATATTAGGAAGCCACAAGGAAAATCCTTTTGACAACCAAATTGTAAGAACATTCTTGATGGAGCTTGCGGAAGAACAGACTAGTCAAAAAGAATTTGTCAAGAACATGCTCAGTCACCATAACAAGGAGGATCTCTTTGAGATGCGTTTAAAAACCAAAGATATGGATAACGTTGACTCTCTCATCATCCCCGATGAGGACGCCAGGAATTACTTTCCCTTCACCAACTTCCAGGGAGGTACCGAGAGCCTCATTCGATTTGAGGACCAGGATGGCAAAGGATGGCTGTTTGGCTACTCATACCACAACATCGGGAGTCAGTGTGAATTTACCAGAGGTTGGAGCAGGTACGTTAAGGAAAATCAGCTTAGTGTTGGAGATTCTGTTTTCTTCCAACGACACCATATGGACAGCAGCAAGTTCTTCATTGGCTGCAGAAGGCACAACGCTGGCGCTGCTCCCGCAAGTTCTTCTCAAAGTGCAGTTCTGAATCCAACATCACCGGCTACATCCAAAATGAAGCTAGAATTGAGAGAGAAACACATGGAAGTGGAAATTCCTTTTCAGCAAGGATTGCCTGAGCATAGCATTACAGGGTCTGACCCTATATTAGTAATTTCTTGTGGTAAAAACCAAGACTCTGAGGAGACATACTTCATCAGCTGCATCTATAATGAGTTATGTCGGCGTGGCTTCACCCCTTGTAGCTATGATCTAGACAGGAGCACAATGACTGGGGATCCGTATACGCTATACAGTTCACGTGTTTGTATTATGATTATCACGATGAACTATGCCAGAGAGTGCCTGGCTGAATTCACAGCGATCATGGGCCATTTAAAAGCAAACAACCTTGCGCTTCTGCCTGTGTTTTTTAATGTAATTCCTGGCTCTTTTGAGAATTCAGTACATGCATCCCAAGTTTATAAATGGAGGAAGgccataaataaattatttgtctACAAAAGTAAGCAGTATATAAAGGG GGATGAGTGTATGCTTGCCAAGATTATTGTAAGAGATGTCAGCTTGTTATTTGGTTCTGAAGCCGGCAGGAACCTAATTGGAATCAAGCTTCTATTAGGGAGTATCTTGCCATTAATACATTGTCATCAACCTTCAGCCCCACAGATTGTTGGACTTTGGGGTATGGCTGGTATAGGGAAAACGGCTATCACAAGAGAAATATATAGAACGCAAGCTCAGAGATATGACCTGAGTTACTTTATGCCAGACTTTCATCtaatgtgtcaaacaaaagggtTGAGTCATCTGCGTGATGATTTCTTCTCAAAAATCTTTGGGGAAGAAAGAGTTTTTATAGACAcatatgatacaaaaataagTTTCACAAGGAATAGGTTTCTTGATAAAAAGATTCTCATTGTTCTTGATGGTGTGAGTAGTGTTAGAGATGCAGAAGTCGTGGTTGGAGGTTTTGGTTGGTTTTCTGGTGGACATACAATCATCTTAACATCTAGGAATAGGCAAGTTCTTGTACAGTGTAAGGCCAAAGAGCTTTACGAAATTCCGAAGCTATCCGAGTATGATTCTCTTCGCCTTTGCTGCCAGTTTGCCACTGAACAAAAATGGAAGGGAAAGATGTCATTGATCTCGGAGCTGGTGAACTACACTAGTGGCATTCCATTGGCTCTGCGAGTCCTAGGTTCGTCTGTACGACAGCAATGTACTAATGATGAGAAGCAACATCTTAGAAGATTGCGTCAACATCCTCCAATCGAGATTCAGGATGCATTTCGAAATAGTTTTAATGGACTACATGACAACGAGAAGGATATATTTTTGGACCTGGCATGTTTCTTCAGAGGGGAGAATAAAGATTATGTGGTGAAAATCCTTGATGGTTGTGGTTTTTTTACAGATTTAGGAGTCAATGCTTTGATTGATGAGTCTCTTATTAGCCTTGTAGATAATAAGTTAGAAATGCCTAATATTTTTCAAGACATGGGTCGATTTGTTGTTTGCCAAGAATACGAAGCCGCAGGCAAGCGTACCAGATTGTGGGACTCTAATGACATTGCTGATGTGCTGACAAACAAAACA GGAACAGAAGCAATAGAAGGCATATTTCTGGATATGTCTGGCTTGTCATTTGAGTTGAGTCCTGCTGTATTTGAGAGGATGCATAGACTTAGATTGCTCAAGATCCACTGTCCAACTTCTGAAAACCATTGCAAAGTTTCTTTACTTCAAGGCCTTTACTCTTTGTCTGATGAGCTACGTTTACTACACTGGGAAAGATATCCTCGAGGATCTTTACCTCGGAACTTCAATCCTAAAAATCTAGTAGAATTGAACATGCCATATAGCAACATGACAAAGCTATGGAAAGGAACAAAG AATCTCGACAAGCTAAATCGGATTATTTTGAGTCACTCCCGACAGTTGAATAAATTCCCAAGGCTTTCAAAGGCCACGAACCTTGAGCATATTGATCTTGAAGGATGCACGAGTCTGGTTAAAGTTAACTCATCTATTCTTCATCATCGCAAGCTTACTTTCTTGAGTCTGAAAGATTGTTCTCATTTGCGGATTATGCCTGCCACGGTTCATCTAGAATCTCTTGAAGTTCTTAATCTATCTGGCTGCTCAGATCTTGAGGACCTTCATGATTTCTCACCAAACCTGAAAGAGCTATATCTAGCTGGTACTGCTATTAGAGAAATACCACCATCAATCGAGGAGCTCACTAGACTTGTTACATTAGATCTGGAGAATTGTAAAGGACTTCAGCACCTGCCACCGGGTATAAGTAACTTGAAAGTCATTGTGACACTTAAGCTGTCTGGCTGTTCAAATCTAAGAAATCTTCCAATTCCTGACACATTCTTTCTACGAGATTCACAACGTCTTCAAAGAAAGATAACCACGGAAGAATATGTGCCGTTAAAACTTCACTCTGCTATGCAAGAATCAAG AGATGATTTAGAAGAAATTTTATCGGCATTTGAATATCTATCAAGCAAGGGAATACCACAAGAAAGCTGGCCATGGGTCACTATTACTCCGTTACCCTCATCAATTCTACACTCATTGGCGTCAAGATTATATGCCCTAGTAACTTTGTTTCTGTGTAAGTCGTACCTGGTGGATATAACTGACGAGTTATGCCGGCTTACTTCATTGAAGGCACTGGATCTTGGTGGGAACTCTTTTAGCCAAATTCCTGAAAGCATTAAGGAGCTTCGTAAACTACACAGCTTCAGATTACGCCATTGTAAAAATCTCACATCATTACCAGAGCTTCCCATTAGTCTAGAAATTTTGAATGCACATGGCTGTGTGGCTCTTAAGTCATTCACTTTAAGCTTCGAGCAGTTTTCAAGGCACTACACATTCAGTAATTGCTTTGCGTTGTCCCCAgattttttcagaaaatatatgaaaagagCTCTAGATAGTGTTGAAGTCATGGCCAAGGGGCATCAACAG GAACACAACAACCCGCTTGCATTCAGCATCTGTATACCTGCCTATGCGGGTCACGAATTCTCAGTTAATTTTAAAGCTGGTTCATCTGTAATGATAGAGCTAACCTCTGGCATGCTTAGGACTCTCTCAGGCTTTACTTTATCTGTAGTAGTTGAATTTCGGGATAATTATCGCAATGCTGCTGGTTTTGGCATCAAGTGCATATGCAGGAAAGCCAGAAGAGACCTTTCACCTAGATTAGAGAGAATTTTCCATTGCTGGGCTCCAAAGGAAGCTCCCACTGTTCGGAAGGatcatatgtttgtttttggcaATGCGAAAATGCATCCTGCTGATGGAATTGACCATGATTTCCTGGCTGGTTGGCTTACCTTCGAATTCCATCCTGTCAATTGGCAGAACAAACTTCTAGATGATAGCTGCACGGTGAAAAGATGCGCAGTGTATTTAATTACCACGACAACATGTGATAAGACCCATGGCGCAAAACGTCCCTCTTCAATGAATTTAGAGGAGATTTCAAGCGTGGAGCATCTGGCACCACCATATAAGAGATGTCGTTTGAAGAGAGTTATTGAATCTGTTATCCTAAgcttgagaaaaaggaaaagggaAAATAGTGTCTCtgataagaagaagatatcCCATATTAGGGCTTCAATCATTCCCAAAAACGTCTAA